A window from Zingiber officinale cultivar Zhangliang chromosome 7A, Zo_v1.1, whole genome shotgun sequence encodes these proteins:
- the LOC121999606 gene encoding uncharacterized protein ycf23-like: MILFLQICVSSVDPLAFPSAVEAGAQMVEIGNYDSFYEMGIQFSPEQILKLTRETRRILPSITLSVTVPHMLSLPDQVKLAELLEQEGADIIQTEGGKYSSPSKPGVLGLIEKATPTLAAAYSISRAVQIPVMCSSGLSAVTAPMALTAGAAGVVCVLLLSNLIIICY; the protein is encoded by the exons ATGATCTTGTTCTTGCAGATTTGTGTTTCCTCTGTGGACCCTTTGGCATTTCCttctgcagtggaagcaggtgcCCAAATG GTGGAAATTGGAAATTATGATTCTTTCTACGAGATGGGAATTCAGTTTTCCCCTGAACAG ATTCTAAAGCTCACTAGAGAAACTAGAAGGATTCTTCCATCCATTACACTGTCTGTAACCGTGCCACACATGCTTAGTCTCCCTGATCAG GTGAAGCTAGCAGAGTTGCTGGAACAGGAAGGTGCTGATATAATCCAAACTGAAGGAGGGAAATACTCAAGTCCATCAAAACCTGGTGTCCTTGGTTTGATCGAGAAG GCCACACCAACGCTAGCAGCTGCATACTCCATTTCCCGAGCAGTTCAGATTCCAGTTATGTGCTCATCTGGATTAAGCGCTGTCACTGCACCTATGGCTTTAACAGCAGGAGCAGCTGGTGTGGTATGCGTTCTTTTGctttctaatctaatcattatctgctactag